AGTCTGCTTGTGATTGGACAATGATGATGTCATCGCAAATGGTAATGATGACTGGCATCTAGCTTAGCCAATAGGTAGATGAGCTGGGCGGACCAAAAGAAAATGATAGGTAGAGAAGGagggggagagaaaaaaaatacaaacaaacacaggcaCAGATACTGAGCCGTAACAATAGACATAAATactatttaaagctaaaatcagCAGATGTGCTCACTAATTAGTGAAGTTAAACCAGTCACTACAGTCAGATGTGCTTCAGACTATCAAACACACCAGATTAACACATACATATTGtgttgtcctctacacaggctacagagctgtaatctcactgttcagtgttgtgagagtttgtcttcagctctacaatcctcaaactgtgtgctgacagagctggacctgagtaacaatcacctgcaggattcaggagtgaagaagctctctgatggactgaagaatcaacactgtaaactggacacactgaggtctgagtttaaacacctgattgattgattgattgattgattgactgattgattgattgttttgttacatcagacagatcacattaacagtgtgtttTTAGTAATGTGTGCTCTTTCTCAGATTGATGACATGTAAACTCACTGCCGATTCTTGTGAGAgtgtgtcttcagctctacaatcctcaaactgtgtgctgagagagctggacctgagtaacaatgagctgcaggattcaggagtgaagaagctctctgatggactgaagagtcaacactgtaaactggagacactgaggtaaatgattctccactctacaataactacagtcagacagtttcatattagagctcttcatgcttgaacatgttaaccctgggtgatactaaaccccagataactggaattatggtttatcagtaattgtgtttcacactgctcatactatacctgttgttaaccctcaggggtctgaggtgattttggggtccctgagatgttttgacatgccctgacatctgtGCTGATTCAGCTACTTATTACACAGAACTGGCCAACATGTGTTTTATTAGTATTCAGCTCAAACTGAGCTACGATAATATGTGAAAGatattgatgtacatgcttgTGTTTTTTAGAAACAAATATTGTGTGGTTAGTAGGTTTTAGAAGGAAAAAACCAGactgaatgtgcctgaacaagactttagagtaagcagtcttgtagactagaatatttactgcacaattatgtgaaaattattctgttctctcattcagagaaaacattacaatgatctacATTTTGTTAAGGTTGTTTTGGCTGatctcagctgtatgtgtgagtgacaatggtcatgaataattcacacctgagagacaacagacactcccccactcacTCATTAAGGGCAGTGTAcagcaatgtccatctgcagaagctagcccaaactcaatgcttgttgtgttactgctgtgtgaccatgtaaacactctgggtgaacaatatacagtgctcagcatatataagtacacccctcactaatctctcttttacattcatattttaataggaagctctacaatattatatttgtgcatatacaatagattagccaaatctggagctcatctaacaaaataactcatgcTAACGGTGTAAAAACTACTACAGACAAATTTttgtgttatagaaaaatattaaatacaaaattaaaaatcaagagaagcaacaCATTTACAGattaagttgaaattttgtagcttgtaatttgtttttgcagtatttagcttgaatttaattgtattatcttttaatttctgaatatgtttggtgactaaaatatgattgtcatgaataaatctgttaaataaatgtgttctgtttaaatgcagcagaatacactgcctatattgactgagaaatggaggaaagtctTGATTTTCAGAATGGGCAGCcctccattatgctgagcgctgtatgtgacttatacagccgcacatataatatatatttgaaattgtgtaaaacgtgttcgccaaactctcttgtgcattaatccagcatttaataatcatttctgaatgagtctgagacactgaagtaAAGGAATGACAAACactttaaacacaagaataaatcagatttaaacatgaaaaacaattactgtaaatctaaatcatatttgaagaGCTTTAATATAGATTTCACTAATAGTTGCAGTCTCAGTTCACTGTTTGAAAACTTTACCAGGTTCAACTAcagtaaaataactaaaaatatataataacacgTGTAAGGTGTCAtgctctgtacacttctacagatgatgtcgagtccttgttgagtgtgtgagtgtgtttgctgatgcgagggcttgatcaataaggagagctgatcaggatgtgtgtgttcatcactgctgttgacatgagcagaaacagcagtcagcatcttcacaacacaaagagatgtgtgattgtccaactgtgtgatgtggactattgctgtgtttgtagattgtctggctgtatggtgacagaggaaggctgtggttttctgtcttcagctctgacttcaaacccctcacacctgagagagctggatctgagctacaatcatccaggagattcaggagtcaagctgctctctgaacaactggaggatccaaactacacactggacaaactcaagtatgtggagcagcactgcctttttttattgtgaatacagatactttgatacttcactgctcttctagtgtccagatatgaatcaaagctgttaaatatgtcagtgcactggggcagttctcacattaagcgtgatattatatctcatattaacactgtacagtttcagcattgtagttgagcagtgaaacttgttctctacatttctgctgaagaactgtacagtatcagctcagagatgtgtgtgtactgttctccaaatacgtcctgtgtatactttaacagcaagttaaactctccctcatgaacttcacagacacagaatgtcctttatcacactttaataagggcggagtaaaactataaacaggaagaaaataaacaatatcaatttacattcacaatgtggacataacaaagatgtttctggcaaatatctcacatatcttgtaatctggctcttttctgcttctaaactaacatgaacacaaaatatcaggcaataaaagtgatgagcagacagtgatgctggttctgatatagtccagtgacaatcacatgttgaacaaactcaaataaagcaaatgacaaaaaactcttaaactaatcctttataactgaagtattatgaacaataaacagAACACAAACCCACGAAGCTTCCAAAGGGCGAGGAGGACTGCAGATTGGTCTGGATTCACTGCTCTCCAACTTAGCAAtgtttggagatgatgaagaggcatttgacagaagatgaagatctccatcatatttcaagccatttaacactgaattctgctttattattgtgctgcgcttttgtcaattgatcattgaatgaatccttcagtctttatatctgtctgtttctgtgtttccattctgttttctgtttccacatctgatctaaaagctctgtgtgtcattcagaagctgatttgacagctccacacacactcatgttgttttactgcagttattaatgcactgagatcagccaatcacaatccagcattcagcacacactccacatgtcttattgtgtgtgtgtgtgtgtgtgtgtgtgtgtgtgtgtgtgtgtgtgtgtgtgtgtgtgtgtgtgtgtgttataagctgatgtttgtgtactgactgaatgtgaatctgtgtgtgtttacagtctggatcatggaggagagacgaggattacagcaggaccacgcaaatgtaggactacacacacacacacatacacacacacatgcacacactcacacaatcagacacactcacacacacacacacacacacacacacacacacacacatacacacacacatgcacacactcacacaatcagacacactcacacacacacaaacacacacacacacacacacgctcccttctgtctctctctcacacgcacgctcacacacacatgcactttcACACACGctcacgcgcgcacacacgcacaccctctctctcacacacacacacacacacacacacacacacacacactctctcacatacacacacacacttcctctctctcacacgctcacacacacacacagcagtgaacacatggacacacacacac
The Danio rerio strain Tuebingen ecotype United States chromosome 4, GRCz12tu, whole genome shotgun sequence genome window above contains:
- the LOC141381813 gene encoding uncharacterized protein, with amino-acid sequence MCSLISEVKPVTTVRCASDYQTHQINTYILCCPLHRLQSCNLTVQCCESLSSALQSSNCVLTELDLSNNHLQDSGVKKLSDGLKNQHCKLDTLRLMTCKLTADSCESVSSALQSSNCVLRELDLSNNELQDSGVKKLSDGLKSQHCKLETLRLSGCMVTEEGCGFLSSALTSNPSHLRELDLSYNHPGDSGVKLLSEQLEDPNYTLDKLNLDHGGETRITAGPRKYVCFLTLDPNTANTQLILSEENREVKRVEENQPYPDHPDRFDDAQVLCRESVCGRCYWETDWSGYYGVRISVSYKSIRRKGAGVECVFGFNAQSWSLICCSSRFSFRHNNTHTDLPVKALSRRIGVFVDHSAGTLIFYNIYRDTMSLIHSVQTTFTEPLCAGFGLYSGSSVKLS